A stretch of the Candidatus Cloacimonadaceae bacterium genome encodes the following:
- a CDS encoding T9SS type A sorting domain-containing protein, whose translation LRLDSNAKSEVNFRIFNLRGQLVGEINAAPNSTVNWKADKKLASGIFFVKATQNGTSKSTKVLKIK comes from the coding sequence ATCTCCGCCTCGATTCCAATGCCAAATCCGAGGTCAATTTCCGCATTTTCAATCTCCGCGGTCAATTGGTGGGAGAAATCAACGCCGCGCCAAACAGCACCGTCAATTGGAAAGCGGATAAGAAACTCGCCAGCGGAATCTTTTTCGTCAAAGCCACCCAAAACGGCACCAGCAAAAGCACCAAAGTACTGAAAATCAA